The window GTTGAAATATGCCGCAACTGCGCCAGCTCAACCTGAAGTTTACCTTCATGAGTACGTGCACGCTGGGCAAATATATCGAGAATAAGCCCCGTTCTGTCCAGAACCCGGCACTTACAAATTGCTTCGAGGTTACGCTCTTGCGTTGGAGACAACGCATGGTTAAAGATGACAATGTTGGCATCGAGCGCTTTCACCTGCTCAGCTATTTCTTCCGCTTTACCACTACCAACAAAGTATTTCGGCGTTGGCGAACCGCGGCTTGTTGTAATGACACCGCGCGTCTCAACACCAGAAGAGTTTGCTAAAAGTTTAAGTTCAGAGAGATCTTCTCGGTTTACTTCAGTGGGAAAGTCCACATGAACCAAAATTGCGTAGTCGCCACCTTCATACCTATCGAACAAGTTGTATCAGACCTCTCTTTTCTTAAAGTTAATCGTCGAACTCAGCCACGCCTTCAGCTGCTTGCTGAGGTAAGTAATTCTGAGGAATTCTGGCCGGGACGACAGTCGAAATAGCGTGTTTATAAACCATTTGGCTAACGGTGTTTTTTAGCAATACGACAAATTGATCAAATGATTCAATTTGACCCTGCAGCTTAATACCATTCACCAAATAAATGGATA is drawn from Idiomarina piscisalsi and contains these coding sequences:
- the hfq gene encoding RNA chaperone Hfq, which codes for MAKGQTLQDPFLNALRRERIPVSIYLVNGIKLQGQIESFDQFVVLLKNTVSQMVYKHAISTVVPARIPQNYLPQQAAEGVAEFDD